The following are encoded in a window of Thermoanaerobacter ethanolicus JW 200 genomic DNA:
- the dhaL gene encoding dihydroxyacetone kinase subunit DhaL: MVITKNGVLKIVDKIVEVIKENKEYLTQLDAAIGDADHGINLDRGFDAVKQKLTTLPETTDIGTILKTIGMTLVSTVGGASGPLYGTAFMRAGQVVQGKNELSEEDIVKIFEAALDGIKQRGKAEAGDKTMIDSIEPAYKALKDSLENNIALPEALNRAANAAKEGMEYTKNISARKGRASYLGERSIGHLDPGATSAYLMIKSFSDVVNLS; encoded by the coding sequence ATGGTTATCACAAAAAATGGTGTCCTAAAAATTGTGGACAAAATTGTAGAGGTTATAAAAGAAAATAAAGAGTACCTTACACAGTTGGATGCTGCTATTGGTGATGCGGACCACGGAATAAATTTAGATAGAGGATTTGATGCCGTAAAGCAAAAATTGACCACATTGCCTGAAACTACTGATATAGGGACAATATTAAAAACTATAGGCATGACTCTTGTATCTACGGTGGGAGGAGCTTCTGGTCCTTTATATGGTACAGCTTTTATGAGGGCTGGACAAGTAGTTCAGGGTAAAAATGAACTTTCTGAAGAGGATATAGTTAAAATCTTTGAAGCTGCTTTAGATGGCATCAAACAAAGAGGAAAAGCCGAAGCAGGAGACAAGACTATGATAGATTCTATTGAACCTGCATATAAAGCTTTAAAAGATAGTTTAGAGAACAACATTGCATTACCTGAAGCATTAAATAGAGCAGCTAATGCTGCAAAAGAGGGAATGGAATACACTAAGAATATTTCTGCAAGAAAAGGAAGAGCAAGTTACTTAGGAGAAAGAAGTATTGGACACTTAGATCCAGGGGCAACATCAGCATATTTGATGATAAAGTCTTTTTCTGATGTTGTCAATTTATCATGA
- a CDS encoding DUF1667 domain-containing protein: MELKEITCIVCPLGCRIQVEMEGGEIKSVKGYSCSRGLEYAKNEVTMPKRTITTSVRAIGGHLPLLSVRTKEPVPKEKIQEIMLELAKVEVKAPVKIGDVVVKNILGTGVDIIATRNLYVK; the protein is encoded by the coding sequence ATGGAACTAAAAGAAATTACATGCATAGTTTGCCCCTTGGGCTGCAGGATACAAGTTGAAATGGAAGGAGGGGAGATAAAAAGCGTAAAGGGATATTCTTGTTCTAGAGGATTAGAATATGCTAAAAATGAAGTTACTATGCCTAAAAGGACTATTACTACAAGTGTGAGAGCAATAGGGGGACATCTTCCACTCTTATCTGTTAGGACAAAAGAGCCTGTTCCAAAAGAAAAGATACAAGAAATAATGCTTGAATTGGCCAAGGTAGAGGTTAAAGCTCCTGTAAAAATAGGAGATGTAGTGGTGAAGAACATTTTAGGTACGGGGGTTGACATAATTGCTACAAGAAACCTTTATGTAAAATAA
- a CDS encoding transposase: protein MYQLQLLLNIPELFTSQSKIDFYSSMFENLDLSSIPEFPSSSPGRKGYSHHALFRAFIVMKAERFGTISDLLDYLRNNLIIAHLCGFDISKPLPSYWTFRRFINDFSHDYLTSIFQNQVNILKNMGIISGEFISMDSTPIKANTKLNNPKSFSKNKFSKDNQPKSDKDCKLGVYSASNDSSNKRYKFYWGYKNHIIVDAISGLPIAETTTPADAPDFEAALSLLEKTNKWFNLKYVNFIADKGYDVKKLYNYVRNILHGHCFIPLNKRNSKNPPLTDDGYMVCEAGIKMLKDGKQYFDGFIKQKFVCKFCNSKDDSACPINHPKYFNGKKHRGCTKYAIISSDYRSSINRDSLYFKAVYKLRIESERYNSRFKALDFEKAYVRNINSVSNLNTFGHITLLTVAIVAIKLGKYDEFRSLVALMQSA, encoded by the coding sequence ATGTACCAGCTTCAATTGCTTTTAAATATACCTGAACTCTTTACCTCTCAGTCTAAAATTGATTTCTATTCTTCTATGTTTGAAAATCTTGACCTGTCTTCAATACCTGAATTCCCTTCCTCTAGTCCTGGCCGTAAGGGTTATTCTCACCATGCACTTTTTAGAGCTTTTATTGTCATGAAAGCTGAAAGATTCGGCACAATTTCTGACCTTTTAGATTATCTCCGCAATAATCTTATCATTGCTCATCTTTGTGGCTTCGACATTTCTAAACCTCTTCCTTCTTATTGGACTTTTCGCCGTTTTATTAATGACTTCTCTCATGATTATTTGACCTCTATTTTTCAAAATCAGGTCAATATCCTCAAAAATATGGGTATTATCTCCGGTGAGTTTATTTCCATGGATTCTACCCCTATTAAAGCTAACACTAAGTTAAATAACCCTAAGTCTTTTTCTAAAAATAAATTCTCTAAAGATAATCAGCCTAAGTCAGATAAGGATTGTAAATTAGGCGTTTATTCTGCTTCTAACGATTCTTCTAATAAACGCTATAAGTTTTATTGGGGCTATAAAAATCACATTATTGTTGATGCTATCTCTGGTTTACCCATCGCTGAAACTACTACCCCCGCTGATGCCCCTGATTTTGAAGCCGCTTTATCTTTGCTTGAGAAGACTAATAAGTGGTTTAACCTTAAGTATGTTAATTTTATTGCTGATAAAGGCTATGATGTTAAGAAACTTTATAATTATGTTAGAAATATTCTCCACGGTCATTGCTTTATTCCTCTTAACAAGCGTAATTCTAAAAATCCCCCTCTGACTGATGATGGTTATATGGTCTGTGAAGCGGGTATTAAAATGCTTAAAGATGGCAAGCAATATTTTGATGGTTTTATTAAGCAAAAATTTGTTTGCAAGTTCTGTAATTCTAAGGATGATTCTGCCTGCCCTATAAATCATCCTAAATATTTTAATGGCAAAAAGCATAGAGGCTGTACTAAGTATGCTATTATATCTTCTGATTATAGGTCCTCTATTAATAGAGACTCCCTATATTTTAAGGCCGTCTACAAATTGAGAATTGAATCAGAAAGATATAATTCCCGCTTTAAAGCTCTGGATTTTGAAAAGGCTTATGTTAGAAATATTAATTCTGTGAGCAACCTTAATACTTTTGGCCATATTACTTTGCTTACTGTCGCTATTGTAGCTATTAAATTGGGCAAATATGATGAGTTTAGATCTCTTGTTGCTTTGATGCAATCGGCCTAA
- a CDS encoding MBL fold metallo-hydrolase → MVKKLDKKLYEYLLLWQIILEIYIGIPEEAKEHFLELKSELEIDEHNLALFVKSVILLDLVEESLKTKNLFETLMNYTGEDQWIKFYLLLLSFKNKRRILEVLEELLYMEKKVEDKLLLPKIYGLIAEIYEEIGEIKGHQFLDKAYKLNPQDLYILRLKLKYGLISEEEKQNLKLYRLFPEDSKLINEYYHKTRKNFNSIHNFKFFCWGGDNIGASSYLVSYEGINILLDAGALIKDKTLYYNSTKNLPIDIEDIDLVIITHAHLDHSGGIVELLRKGLNSPIIMSRPTKEILKQIFLRGHTKLEVKIEEETTNFDSQIISFDTEEESNFTIKNKEVKLKLFPAGHILGAVAVYLEIEGIKIFYTGDFTLKDVESNKGLRFLPDLKVDILITEATYGYGNNFGVQNKYLQDKLILKSIEKLLKDEERILLPVYAIGKGQDLLLFFRKTFSYIPFNVYVDGDIAYFSKLYENFAGPIYGNGILNAAENTLYTDRKDFIKKEIALGNCVILASSNDLKEGSASFIYASEIKNFSKGCIMNLDTNNREIEGLKNYQIGMLNHANMVDLLETVIKMAPSAVFVIHRGYESKSEINIETILKRIEGIKVFAPKEGEIIELQ, encoded by the coding sequence TTGGTAAAGAAATTGGACAAAAAATTATATGAATATTTGCTGTTGTGGCAGATAATACTTGAAATTTATATAGGTATTCCTGAAGAAGCAAAAGAGCATTTTCTTGAGCTAAAAAGCGAATTAGAAATTGATGAACATAATTTAGCTTTGTTTGTAAAAAGTGTGATTCTTTTAGATTTGGTAGAAGAATCTTTAAAAACAAAAAATCTTTTTGAAACATTAATGAATTATACTGGGGAAGACCAATGGATAAAATTTTATTTATTGTTACTTTCTTTTAAAAATAAAAGAAGGATTTTAGAAGTTTTGGAAGAATTACTTTATATGGAGAAAAAAGTAGAAGATAAATTGTTACTGCCTAAAATATATGGGCTTATAGCTGAAATATACGAAGAAATTGGTGAAATAAAAGGGCACCAATTCTTAGATAAAGCTTATAAATTAAATCCTCAAGATTTATATATATTGCGGCTAAAATTAAAATATGGCCTTATTAGTGAAGAAGAAAAACAAAATCTTAAACTTTATCGTTTGTTTCCAGAAGATTCGAAATTAATAAATGAGTATTACCATAAAACCAGAAAAAATTTTAACTCCATCCATAACTTTAAATTTTTTTGTTGGGGAGGGGATAATATTGGTGCTAGCTCTTATTTGGTATCCTATGAGGGAATAAATATTTTACTAGATGCGGGAGCTTTGATTAAGGATAAAACCTTATATTACAATTCTACAAAAAATTTACCTATAGATATTGAAGATATTGATTTAGTAATTATTACTCATGCTCATTTAGACCATTCTGGGGGAATTGTAGAATTATTAAGAAAAGGTTTAAACTCTCCGATTATAATGTCAAGACCTACTAAAGAAATTTTGAAGCAAATATTTTTGCGGGGACATACAAAATTGGAGGTAAAAATAGAAGAAGAGACTACAAATTTTGACAGTCAGATTATAAGTTTTGATACAGAAGAGGAAAGTAATTTTACAATAAAAAATAAAGAAGTAAAACTTAAGTTATTTCCTGCGGGGCATATCTTAGGGGCTGTAGCTGTGTATCTTGAGATTGAGGGGATAAAAATTTTTTATACAGGTGATTTTACATTAAAAGATGTGGAAAGCAATAAAGGACTTAGATTTCTTCCGGATTTAAAAGTAGATATTTTAATAACTGAAGCTACTTATGGTTACGGCAATAACTTTGGTGTCCAAAATAAGTATTTACAGGATAAATTGATACTTAAGTCGATAGAAAAACTATTGAAAGATGAAGAGAGAATACTTTTGCCTGTATATGCTATTGGTAAAGGGCAAGACCTATTATTATTTTTTAGAAAAACTTTTTCATATATTCCTTTTAATGTGTATGTAGATGGAGATATAGCATATTTTAGTAAATTATATGAAAATTTTGCTGGGCCCATATATGGGAATGGAATACTAAATGCGGCTGAAAATACTTTATACACTGATAGAAAAGATTTTATAAAAAAGGAAATAGCCCTAGGCAATTGCGTGATTCTCGCCAGTTCAAATGACTTAAAAGAGGGAAGTGCATCTTTTATATATGCTTCTGAAATAAAAAATTTTTCAAAGGGCTGTATTATGAATCTCGATACTAATAATAGAGAAATTGAAGGTTTAAAAAATTATCAAATTGGAATGTTAAATCATGCAAATATGGTAGACCTATTAGAAACAGTTATAAAGATGGCTCCATCTGCTGTTTTTGTAATTCACAGGGGATACGAAAGTAAGAGTGAAATAAATATAGAAACAATTTTAAAAAGAATTGAAGGAATAAAAGTTTTTGCACCAAAAGAAGGAGAAATAATAGAACTTCAATAG
- the dhaK gene encoding dihydroxyacetone kinase subunit DhaK, whose amino-acid sequence MKKLINNPNDVVKEMIEGLLVAHPSYLRKLDNIDVIVRKDAPVEGKVGLVSGGGSGHEPAHAGYVGYGMLDAACPGAVFTSPTPDQIYEAIKAVDGGKGVLLIIKNYTGDVMNFEMAREMAQMEGIEVDEVIVNDDVAVENSTWTQGRRGIAGTVFVHKIAGAKAQEGASLQEVKRVAEKVIANVRSMGMALTPCTVPAAGKPSFTLAEDEMEIGIGIHGEPGTHREKIKPADEIVEHLMEKIINDLPYKENDEVAVMINGLGATPLMELYIANRKVAEILESKKIKVYKTYVGEFMTSLEMSGFSITLLKLDEELKTLLDAKADTPAFKQL is encoded by the coding sequence ATGAAAAAGTTGATTAATAATCCTAATGATGTCGTGAAAGAAATGATAGAAGGTTTGCTGGTTGCTCACCCATCTTACCTGAGAAAACTTGACAACATAGATGTAATTGTCAGAAAAGACGCACCTGTAGAAGGAAAAGTTGGACTTGTAAGTGGTGGTGGCAGTGGCCATGAGCCTGCTCATGCAGGATATGTGGGCTATGGAATGTTAGATGCGGCTTGCCCTGGTGCTGTCTTTACTTCACCTACACCTGACCAAATTTATGAAGCGATTAAGGCAGTGGATGGAGGAAAAGGAGTATTATTGATTATTAAAAATTACACAGGTGACGTAATGAATTTTGAAATGGCTAGAGAAATGGCACAGATGGAGGGAATAGAAGTAGATGAAGTGATAGTTAACGATGATGTTGCAGTAGAAAATAGCACTTGGACGCAGGGAAGACGTGGCATTGCTGGAACTGTGTTTGTTCATAAAATTGCTGGAGCAAAGGCACAAGAAGGGGCTAGCTTACAAGAAGTAAAAAGAGTGGCTGAGAAAGTAATTGCAAATGTAAGGTCAATGGGAATGGCACTAACACCCTGTACTGTTCCAGCAGCAGGGAAACCCAGCTTTACTCTTGCAGAAGATGAGATGGAGATTGGTATAGGAATACATGGAGAGCCTGGAACTCACAGAGAAAAAATAAAACCTGCAGATGAAATAGTAGAACATTTAATGGAGAAAATAATAAATGACCTGCCTTATAAAGAAAATGACGAGGTTGCTGTTATGATAAACGGGCTTGGTGCAACTCCTTTAATGGAACTTTATATTGCGAACAGGAAAGTAGCAGAAATCTTAGAGAGTAAGAAGATCAAAGTTTACAAAACATACGTAGGAGAATTTATGACCTCTCTTGAAATGAGTGGATTTTCTATAACATTATTAAAATTAGATGAAGAACTTAAAACATTGTTAGATGCAAAGGCTGATACACCTGCTTTCAAACAATTATAA
- the dhaM gene encoding dihydroxyacetone kinase phosphoryl donor subunit DhaM: MVGIVLVSHSRKIVEGIYELASQMTGGKVPIGIAGGTQDGRLGTDATEIMEEIKKVDEGEGVVVLVDIGSAVMSAQMAIELLGEEYEGKVKIADAPLVEGAIAASVEASIGSDFDKVLLVAEEAKKLNKL; encoded by the coding sequence ATGGTTGGAATAGTGTTAGTATCTCACTCAAGAAAAATAGTAGAGGGGATTTATGAACTTGCAAGCCAAATGACAGGTGGAAAAGTTCCCATAGGGATAGCTGGCGGGACACAAGATGGCAGATTGGGAACAGATGCTACAGAGATAATGGAGGAAATTAAAAAAGTAGACGAAGGAGAAGGAGTAGTAGTTTTAGTTGATATTGGAAGTGCTGTAATGAGTGCGCAAATGGCGATAGAACTCCTGGGAGAGGAATATGAAGGTAAAGTAAAAATTGCTGATGCACCTTTAGTGGAGGGAGCAATTGCAGCTAGTGTAGAGGCTTCTATAGGTAGTGATTTTGATAAAGTTCTTTTAGTGGCAGAAGAAGCAAAAAAACTTAATAAATTGTAA
- a CDS encoding transposase, whose amino-acid sequence MYQLQLLLNIPELFTSLSKIDFYSSMFKNLDLSSIPEFPSSSPGRKGYSHHAMFRAFIVMKAERFGTISDLLDYLRNNLIIAHLCGFNILKPLPSYWTFRRFINEFSHDYLTSIFQNQVNILKNMGIISGEFISMDSTPIKANTKLNNPKSFSKNKFSKDNQPKSDKDCKLGVYSASNDSSNKRYKFYWGYKNHIIVDAISGLPIAETTTPADVPDFEVALSLLEKTNKWFNLKYVNFIADKGYDVKRVYNFVRDTLHGHCFIPLNKRNSKSPPLTDDGYMVCEAGIKMLKDGKQYFDGFIKQKFVCKFCNSKDDSACPIKHPKYFNGKKHRGCTKYAIISSDYRSSINRDSLYFKAVYRLRVESERYNSRFKALDFEKAYVRNINSVSNLNTFGHITLLTVAIVAIKLGKFDEFKSLSALMQSA is encoded by the coding sequence ATGTACCAGCTTCAATTGCTTTTAAATATACCTGAACTCTTTACTTCTCTGTCTAAAATTGATTTCTATTCTTCTATGTTTAAAAATCTAGACTTGTCTTCAATACCTGAATTCCCTTCCTCTAGTCCTGGCCGTAAGGGTTATTCTCATCATGCAATGTTTAGAGCTTTTATTGTTATGAAAGCTGAAAGATTCGGTACAATTTCTGACCTTTTAGATTATCTCCGCAATAATCTTATCATTGCTCATCTTTGTGGCTTTAACATCCTTAAACCTCTTCCTTCTTATTGGACTTTCCGCCGTTTTATTAATGAGTTCTCTCATGATTATTTGACCTCTATCTTTCAAAATCAAGTCAATATCCTCAAAAATATGGGCATTATCTCTGGTGAGTTTATTTCCATGGACTCTACCCCTATTAAAGCTAACACTAAGTTAAATAACCCTAAGTCTTTTTCTAAAAATAAATTCTCTAAAGATAATCAGCCTAAGTCTGATAAGGATTGTAAATTAGGCGTTTATTCTGCTTCTAATGATTCTTCTAATAAACGTTATAAGTTTTATTGGGGCTATAAAAATCATATTATTGTTGATGCTATCTCTGGATTACCTATCGCTGAAACTACTACTCCCGCTGATGTCCCCGATTTTGAAGTTGCTTTGTCTTTACTTGAAAAGACTAATAAGTGGTTTAACCTTAAGTATGTTAATTTTATTGCCGATAAGGGGTATGATGTTAAGAGAGTTTATAATTTTGTTAGAGATACTCTCCATGGTCATTGTTTTATTCCTCTTAACAAGCGTAATTCTAAAAGTCCCCCACTGACTGATGATGGTTATATGGTTTGTGAAGCAGGTATTAAAATGCTCAAAGACGGCAAGCAGTATTTTGATGGTTTTATTAAGCAAAAATTTGTTTGCAAGTTCTGTAATTCTAAAGATGACTCTGCCTGCCCTATAAAGCATCCTAAATATTTTAATGGCAAAAAGCATAGAGGCTGTACTAAGTATGCTATTATATCTTCTGATTATAGGTCTTCTATTAATAGAGACTCCCTATATTTTAAGGCTGTCTATAGACTAAGAGTAGAATCAGAAAGATATAATTCTCGATTTAAAGCTCTAGATTTTGAAAAGGCTTATGTTAGAAATATTAATTCTGTCAGCAACCTTAATACTTTTGGCCATATTACTTTGCTTACTGTCGCTATTGTAGCTATTAAACTGGGTAAATTTGATGAGTTTAAGTCTCTTAGTGCTCTGATGCAATCGGCTTAA
- a CDS encoding sigma 54-interacting transcriptional regulator: protein MEGRREILRTPVSIHSQIAAHIVQKVSHISRQNNVSIFLRKINDNRLIPANSMLSMVTFFASRGEEIEVVVEGANVDNAIKEFKGFFYNELGKEKEEKTTYELLKNTSIAYEKIFNSIGSGLIVTDENGAIMIFNKAAESITGINMDQAIGKKIQEVMSDIKIADVLKTGKEEMNKKLKIGTNVVLTNITPIYTGTKIEGAVIVFYDFPQIEYLENELKRDRKLDKAFDIIIGNSGKLKDALTIASKAAETDSTVLIRGESGTGKELVANAIHYASKRKDKPFIRVNCAAIPVTLLESELFGHERGAFTGAVTQKIGKFELADGGTIFLDEIGDIPPEIQVKLLRVIQEKEFERVGGIKTIKVDVRIIAATNKDLEKAIKEGTFREDLYYRLNVIPVILPPLRERRGDIPLLVEHFIEKLNKKLNKNVKKVTKKAMQALIYYDWPGNIRELENIIERCITLSDTDYIDYEDLPQYIRNETTTVSDDDIIYLGENSELLTMEEYEYKIIKAAIQRYKSFNKAGKVLGLTHKTIAAKARKFGLVDR from the coding sequence ATGGAGGGAAGAAGGGAAATATTAAGAACTCCTGTGAGTATCCATTCTCAGATTGCTGCCCATATTGTTCAAAAGGTTAGTCACATAAGCAGACAAAACAATGTAAGCATATTTTTAAGGAAGATAAATGACAATAGGTTGATTCCTGCAAATAGTATGTTATCAATGGTGACTTTTTTTGCTTCTCGGGGAGAAGAAATAGAAGTAGTGGTAGAAGGAGCAAATGTGGACAATGCTATAAAAGAGTTTAAAGGCTTTTTTTACAACGAGTTAGGGAAAGAAAAGGAAGAAAAAACTACTTATGAACTTTTAAAAAATACCTCAATAGCCTATGAGAAAATATTTAATTCTATTGGCTCAGGACTTATAGTTACTGATGAAAATGGGGCAATAATGATTTTTAACAAAGCAGCTGAAAGTATTACAGGGATTAATATGGACCAGGCTATAGGGAAAAAAATACAAGAAGTGATGTCGGATATAAAAATTGCTGATGTGTTAAAAACTGGCAAAGAAGAGATGAATAAAAAACTAAAAATAGGCACAAATGTGGTGTTAACAAATATAACACCTATTTATACAGGTACAAAAATAGAAGGGGCGGTTATAGTATTTTATGACTTCCCTCAAATAGAATATTTGGAAAATGAGCTGAAAAGAGATAGAAAACTTGACAAAGCTTTTGACATAATAATAGGCAATAGTGGAAAATTAAAAGACGCTCTTACTATTGCTTCTAAAGCTGCAGAAACTGATTCAACAGTCCTCATAAGAGGGGAAAGCGGAACGGGGAAAGAGCTGGTGGCTAATGCGATACATTACGCCAGTAAGAGAAAGGATAAACCATTTATAAGGGTAAATTGTGCGGCTATTCCTGTGACTCTATTGGAGAGTGAACTTTTTGGGCATGAAAGAGGAGCTTTTACTGGAGCTGTAACTCAAAAGATAGGAAAATTCGAATTAGCAGATGGAGGAACGATATTTCTTGATGAAATAGGAGATATTCCACCTGAGATTCAGGTAAAGCTTTTGAGAGTGATTCAAGAAAAGGAATTTGAAAGAGTAGGGGGAATAAAAACTATAAAAGTAGATGTGAGGATAATCGCTGCGACAAATAAAGATTTAGAAAAAGCAATAAAAGAGGGGACTTTTAGAGAAGATTTATACTATAGATTAAACGTTATACCTGTGATTTTGCCTCCATTAAGGGAAAGAAGAGGAGATATTCCTCTACTTGTCGAACATTTTATAGAAAAGCTGAACAAAAAACTAAACAAAAATGTAAAAAAGGTTACGAAAAAAGCTATGCAAGCATTGATATATTATGATTGGCCTGGGAATATACGAGAATTAGAAAATATAATTGAAAGGTGTATAACATTAAGTGATACTGATTACATCGATTATGAAGATTTGCCCCAATATATTCGAAATGAAACTACTACTGTATCAGATGATGATATTATTTATCTTGGAGAAAATAGTGAGCTACTTACAATGGAGGAATATGAGTATAAAATAATAAAGGCTGCGATACAAAGATATAAAAGCTTTAATAAAGCAGGAAAAGTTTTAGGACTTACCCATAAAACTATTGCTGCAAAAGCAAGGAAATTTGGACTTGTTGATAGATAA
- a CDS encoding Hsp70 family protein gives MKRYVGIDLGTTNTVASILEISQEGELLPRVIDIGQFNEDYEYIYDKILPSCLYVDESGNQYVGRIAQSMKVKEPERVIYNSKNYIGTSGYFWEIDRKLFSPEEVAALILKEAKQSLEREIGEEVVNAVITVPASFNHDQIRATKKAAKMAGFDEQNTYFISEPTAALLDFINTEKKLPQNKRHLDFSRPRKMLVFDLGGGTCDVSILEVQMTDKDFIVEEIAISSHTLVGGINFDLMGSIYLLEKCSKEMGDLFDSENEKRHVYNRMVCEMEKARKFFSISVGEEVIYENIVENFIKGKPYKFKISNKEYEECIRPLLVKEGNMGYNVVDPILDTLEKAGLMIQDIDDVLLTGGMSNYKPVRNVIEKLFMKKALISLHPMFSVARGAAIYHYLSEKLNKGNNNIKIEPVLASNIYIDIKNGLPFLIVSQGTKAPYEREYDKILRVTNATGMRLDVFSGKNIWDPKMKRLKSVQLNFSKLIKPGTPISLKISFDRNRILTLGAWVVASTEQRVQVAIGEESENYEH, from the coding sequence ATGAAAAGATATGTAGGAATAGATTTGGGTACTACGAATACGGTTGCATCAATTTTGGAAATATCTCAAGAAGGGGAATTACTGCCTCGGGTCATAGATATTGGACAGTTTAATGAAGACTATGAATACATTTATGATAAAATATTGCCTTCTTGTTTATATGTAGATGAAAGTGGAAATCAGTATGTGGGTAGAATAGCACAGTCTATGAAAGTTAAGGAACCGGAGAGAGTTATTTATAACAGTAAAAATTATATAGGAACGTCAGGTTATTTTTGGGAAATTGATAGAAAACTTTTTTCACCAGAAGAAGTGGCAGCTTTAATATTAAAGGAAGCTAAACAGAGCTTGGAGAGAGAAATTGGTGAAGAAGTAGTAAATGCAGTTATAACTGTGCCAGCCTCCTTTAATCATGACCAAATTCGAGCAACAAAAAAAGCTGCAAAAATGGCAGGATTTGATGAACAAAATACTTATTTTATTTCTGAGCCTACAGCAGCACTTCTTGATTTTATAAATACTGAGAAGAAATTGCCACAAAACAAAAGACATTTAGATTTTTCGCGGCCGAGAAAAATGTTGGTATTCGATTTGGGAGGAGGCACTTGTGATGTCTCGATATTAGAAGTCCAAATGACGGATAAGGACTTCATTGTAGAAGAAATAGCCATTTCTTCTCATACTCTAGTAGGAGGAATAAATTTTGATTTAATGGGCAGTATTTATCTTTTAGAAAAATGTTCGAAGGAAATGGGGGATTTATTTGATAGTGAAAATGAAAAAAGGCATGTATATAACAGAATGGTTTGCGAGATGGAAAAGGCAAGAAAATTTTTTAGTATTTCAGTGGGAGAAGAAGTAATATATGAAAATATTGTAGAAAATTTTATAAAAGGGAAACCTTATAAGTTTAAAATATCTAATAAGGAATATGAGGAGTGTATAAGACCTCTATTGGTTAAAGAAGGAAACATGGGATATAATGTCGTAGACCCTATTTTAGATACTTTGGAAAAAGCGGGGCTTATGATTCAAGATATAGATGATGTACTTTTGACAGGAGGTATGAGCAATTATAAGCCTGTGCGAAATGTCATAGAGAAATTATTTATGAAAAAAGCTTTAATAAGTTTACATCCTATGTTTTCGGTTGCGCGGGGAGCAGCAATTTACCACTATTTAAGCGAAAAACTGAATAAAGGAAATAACAATATCAAAATTGAGCCTGTTCTGGCTTCCAACATATACATTGATATAAAGAATGGGTTACCTTTTTTGATTGTTTCACAAGGTACAAAAGCACCTTATGAAAGAGAGTATGACAAGATTTTAAGAGTAACTAATGCTACGGGGATGCGCTTGGATGTATTTTCAGGAAAAAATATATGGGACCCAAAGATGAAGCGTTTAAAAAGCGTCCAATTAAATTTTTCAAAGTTAATAAAACCCGGCACACCTATTTCTCTAAAAATAAGTTTTGATAGAAATAGGATTTTGACTTTGGGCGCATGGGTAGTAGCTTCTACAGAGCAAAGAGTTCAAGTGGCTATTGGCGAGGAGAGTGAAAACTATGAGCATTGA